The bacterium genomic interval CAAGGTGAAGAAGACAGCGGGCAAGCGAAGCTTGGCCTTTAAGGGTGCCACGGGCGTAAGCCCGTGGTAGTTCACTTTGTCCCGTGTTACTTTGCGTCCTATGCGTTAAACTGGTTTTTGACCTTCTCCTGCGGCCTTTTTCCCGGTCACTACTCCTTCACCTTGTGATTGGACCAGTGAATGTGCACGATGACCCACTGGCCATCGGTTTGTTTCAGGGTCATGGTTTCTGCCGTCTTCAGGTGGAAACCCTTGCCCTTATACCTGGTCTTCAGATCGTAGATGGAACTCACGGTGGCCGTGTTGCCCTCTATCCAGGATGTCTGGCTTTCAAGCTTGCGCTTGGCCTCGGCGGAAAAAGCGATGTCAGACTTCAGATGGCCTTCGGCGTAATGCTTCAAGGAGGTTTCAGCCTGTCCATCCTCAAACAGTAGAAGGTCTTCGGCCAGCATCCCTTTGGCGGCTTCAATATCACCATCCAAAATGGCCTTGTGGTAAGCTGCCACCTTTTCCTCAGGCGCACCCGCTGCCGCGGTGCCGGGAGCCAGGGCTGCCAAAAGGGTCAATGCGATGAGGGTCAACAATGATCGCTTAATCATAAAATACCTCCTGAATGAGTAAATAGTGAAATTGTCTAACGGTGTTAACTATAGGTTAACTATAGCATAGCCGATCTATATTGTCAGGAATTTGGAGGTTAATTCTCCGACACGCAAAGACGGGGGAAGGGCAGCTGACACAGAGACACGGGGACATGGCGTAACAACGGTATGGGAGTGAGGGGG includes:
- a CDS encoding nuclear transport factor 2 family protein codes for the protein MIKRSLLTLIALTLLAALAPGTAAAGAPEEKVAAYHKAILDGDIEAAKGMLAEDLLLFEDGQAETSLKHYAEGHLKSDIAFSAEAKRKLESQTSWIEGNTATVSSIYDLKTRYKGKGFHLKTAETMTLKQTDGQWVIVHIHWSNHKVKE